A region of the Nitrospiria bacterium genome:
CGATTTCTCGGCCGCCAACCTCTCGGGGCGGGCGAGATAACCGCTCATGGCGACGATTCCGGCGAGACGTCTCGGATATCGGACACCCACATCGAGGCTCATAACCGCACCTTGAGAAAAACCCGCCAGTGCGATCCGCTTCGACGGGATCCGTTCCTGCTCAAGGCGTTCGATCAACTCGAAGAGGAGCTTTCGGCTTTGAAGAAGTCCCTGCGGGGGATGGGGCGGAATCTCATACCACGCCCGGCCTCCCCAGGGGGCCGGAAGTTCCATCGGACCGTCCGGAAAAATCCACCGGATTCCCTCCAGCGCGATCGCTTCGGCCAGGGGGGCCAGGTCCTCGCCCCGGACGCCCCTCCCATGCAAGGTCACGATGCATCCGATCGGCATCCCGATCGGATGGAGCTCGGTAAATTTAAGCATAGGCCATTCGATCGTTGTCACCGGAAGAGCGGGAAGCGGGATTTTTCAAGTAACGCGCGCAAACGGGCGGCGCAAAAGACAGGAAGGATTCCAAGCACGAGGGACAGCGGGGCGGGAATACCGACCGAAAGCAAGGAGACGGACGTGGAACGAATCGACCGGAAGGCCATACCCGGGGACGGATTATCTCCCGCGGCCTCCGCGCCCGCCGCCATATCCCCCGCCGCCATATCCTCCCCCTCCCCCTCCTCCTCGTTCCCGCTTCTGCTGGGGGCGGGCCTCGCTGACGATCAGGCTTCGCTCCATAAAATTCTTGCCGTTGAACATCTCGATGGCCTTTTGAGCCTCTTCGGAAGAGCCCATTTCAACAAAGCCGAACCCGCGCGGACGCCCCGTCTGACCATCGGTGATGATCTTAACGGAAGCCACCGTTCCCGCGGCGGCAAACAAATCATTAATTTCTTTTTCTGTGGCTTGATACGAAAGATTACCGACGTAAAGCTTCGCGCCCATCTGCCTCTCCTTCTGAGTCCGGTCTGATTCCGGCTGATTTCTTTTCCGATGCTTTCCTTTGAGGCCCCTCGGCCAACGGGAGTCTAACAACCGGTTTTACTATGCTATATACACTTCGCATTGTCAAGTGGAAAACCGCTCTCAATCCTCTGAGTCATGCCCCGTCGACGTCGGCGCCTTCTCCGGCGGCGTCGCGACGGTCGCAGGCTTCTGGACCCCGGCCCCGTACCGATACACTAGGTCGCCGCCGAAGTAACCGGTCGATCCCAAAAGGAGAACCCCCAGCACGGCCAGAGTCATATAGACCGTCCTGTTACGGAGGGACCATCGATCGCGAACCCGCCAACGGAACAACAGCAGCAGCGCGAACACCACCAAGGTGGTGATGGCCAAGAATTCATGCCGGTCCACCGCTTTTTCAGGAACGCCCGCGGCCACCACCGCCTCTTCCCCCCAGAACCCGACGGCGGAAGCGATGATCCCGCTGATCAAACCCAAGATCAACAGCCACAAGCCAAATTGGCGATACGCTTCCCGGCGGACCCAAAATCCGAAAATTTCAAAATAGACGGCTGTAAAAAGCAGGGCGATCGGAAAATGGACGACGATCGGGTGGACGGGATGATTGAGCACGCGGGTCTCCATCGCTGTGTTCGTTAAACCAAATCTCGGAGTTGAATCGATCGAAGCTTCCGCCCTCGTCGATCCGCCGGGCGAGACTTCCTCGGAGGTTTTTTATCCTAAAACAATAACGGCACAATGTCAATCGCCGCCGGCCCGCTTTCCCCCCCGATAAAACCGGCGGTGCGCTTTCCGTTTGCATTTTAGCCGGACGGGCGTTAGAATAAACAAGGCTCAAGGTCGCTTCATGTTAATCTGTCCGAACTGCAGAAAAAAATATCGATCGAATACCCTGGTTTGTCCGAAATGCCAAGAGGAACTTTTGCCCTCCTCCGCGATCGATCTTCGGAATGAACACCCGAATTTGTCGCAAACCAAGGAATCCCCAAAACTGACCCTGGCCAAGAAATCCCCGCACCTGAAACTAACCGAATCCTACGTCGAGCTTTTCCGGGGCAACCCGACCGAGGCGAAGGATACCGCCCGCTTTCTCGAGAAAGAGGGCATCCCGTACCGGATTGAAGACGACGAGATGACCCCGTTGCCCTATCGATTGGACGGCGAAAACCCCATGGGAAATCCCCCGGTGAAGCTGGTCCGGGTGCCCCTCTCCCAGGTTGAAAAGGCCCGCGCCCTTTTGGATTGGGAAAACCAGAAGGAAGAACCTCTACCTGTCGTCGACACTACCCTGACCGAAACGGAAGAAGACGTCCTGGTTTGTCCGGCCTGCGAATCCGAGGTCATTCCGGAGGATGGGACCTGTCCTGAATGCGGATGGGAATTCGATCTGGAAGACGAAACGGACGAAGAGGAATATTTCTGTTCCTCCTGCGGCGAAACCTGCGATCCGGACGATCCCGTCTGTCCGAACTGCGGCGCCCATTTTGATCATTAAGGGCTAATACCCCTTCGCAGCCGGTCTCAGCGGTCCGTCACCGCCATGTCCGCCAACCGGTTACGGCTCGAGATCCCGCCCCTTGACTGTCTTTCGCCCGTCCGCCTTGGCTTTCTCGATCGCGTCCAGGCAAAGTTTCTCGACCCGCTGGCTCAGCACTTCCAGAATTTCTGCCGACGTATTAAACCCGGATTTTTCCTTTACGTATTTCTTCACCTTGGATGCCACCACTAAAATATCCGCCATGCTTCTCTCCTTTCAGTATAAGTTTTATAATGGGTTTCGCCGTAGGAGTTCCCCGCCGTGAGTTTCGGGTACATGATACGAAGCGGTCTTTATTATATCCATCCTTTTTTTCAGGTCAAGCATTATTTGATGGCTAAGAATCCACCTGAAGATTCCGCTCCAGCGCCTCATAGAACATGAGGACATGGACGCGGTTGGCCCCCAGATCTCCGCGGCCGACCCGCGAAGCGGAGTGAACATAGACCTCGACCTCCCCGGTCGGCGAGCCGGTCACCAAGACGGACAGATCGTCCCGGAACCGCCAGATCATGCTGGTTACCTCGGCCTGATAAGCGCCCACACCCCCTTCCGCCCGGACCATCGTCCAGCGTGGGAGAGACCGGAGGGTCCGTTCGACGGCCGCTTTTACCGTTTCCTCCGGCAGCCGGTAATGCCGAATCCGAAGTTCGGGCAGGACCGGATCCGCGGTCGTCTCGGCCACATTGTACCGCAAGTAGATCGCAAGCCGCTCCATGAAACCGGGGGGATCGAACAGCATCGGTCGGTTCATCGCGATCGCGACGACCACGGCGGCTACGGGCAGGATCAGTACCAGCACGACCCCCGCGACAAGCTTGGACCGCATGATGGTCTCCTTTAGGATCAAGGCCGATCCGGAAATCCGACCCCGACCGGATCCCCGACCCGCTCCAGAGGGATGACGTTCACCGCCCCGAGGCTTGAGAGCGGCTGATCAAAGCGGTCCGGACGTCCAACCGCAAGGACGATCAAGGCGTCCGGCCGGAGATGTCTTTGGGCCACGCTCAAGATTTCTTCGGGCGTCACACGGATGACGCCGTCACGAAACCGTTCCAAAAAGTCAGCGGGCAGCCCGTAATATTCCAGCGAGGCCTGGCGGCCGACGATCATCGCGGGGTTCGAGAAAGAAAACACGAAGGAGTTCAGAAAGGAATCCTTGGCCAGGCGTAGCTCTTCCGGCGTAACGGGTTTCGTCCGGATCCGTTGGATCTCCCGCTCGATGGCCCCGATCGCCCGGAGCGTGGATTCCGCCTTGGTCTGACCGTAGGCCACAAACAGACCCCGCTCCAAATTTCCGGGCGTGAACGAGCTGCCGACCGAATAGGCCAGGCCCTCTTCGGTGCGAACTTTTCTGAACAGCCGGCTGCGGAAGCCGCCGCCCAGGATATCGTCCAGCAAGGCCACCGCAAAATAGTCCGGATCGTCCTGCCGAATGCCCAGATGTCCGATGCGCAGGTGCGTTTGGGAAATGTCTTTCTCGACCAGGTTGACGGACGGCTTGAACGCATCGCGGACGGGGGGCAA
Encoded here:
- a CDS encoding zinc ribbon domain-containing protein; the protein is MPSSAIDLRNEHPNLSQTKESPKLTLAKKSPHLKLTESYVELFRGNPTEAKDTARFLEKEGIPYRIEDDEMTPLPYRLDGENPMGNPPVKLVRVPLSQVEKARALLDWENQKEEPLPVVDTTLTETEEDVLVCPACESEVIPEDGTCPECGWEFDLEDETDEEEYFCSSCGETCDPDDPVCPNCGAHFDH
- a CDS encoding RNA-binding protein — encoded protein: MGAKLYVGNLSYQATEKEINDLFAAAGTVASVKIITDGQTGRPRGFGFVEMGSSEEAQKAIEMFNGKNFMERSLIVSEARPQQKRERGGGGGGGYGGGGYGGGRGGRGR
- a CDS encoding DUF1499 domain-containing protein; the encoded protein is MRSKLVAGVVLVLILPVAAVVVAIAMNRPMLFDPPGFMERLAIYLRYNVAETTADPVLPELRIRHYRLPEETVKAAVERTLRSLPRWTMVRAEGGVGAYQAEVTSMIWRFRDDLSVLVTGSPTGEVEVYVHSASRVGRGDLGANRVHVLMFYEALERNLQVDS
- a CDS encoding alpha/beta hydrolase; the encoded protein is MLKFTELHPIGMPIGCIVTLHGRGVRGEDLAPLAEAIALEGIRWIFPDGPMELPAPWGGRAWYEIPPHPPQGLLQSRKLLFELIERLEQERIPSKRIALAGFSQGAVMSLDVGVRYPRRLAGIVAMSGYLARPERLAAEKSPAAAGLPILLTHGKNDDVLPVEGAREAQAALRTEGFSVRLREYLMGHEVIPEVLSEIRDFLNRIFESEPRDRRS
- a CDS encoding DUF2231 domain-containing protein: MLNHPVHPIVVHFPIALLFTAVYFEIFGFWVRREAYRQFGLWLLILGLISGIIASAVGFWGEEAVVAAGVPEKAVDRHEFLAITTLVVFALLLLFRWRVRDRWSLRNRTVYMTLAVLGVLLLGSTGYFGGDLVYRYGAGVQKPATVATPPEKAPTSTGHDSED